From a single Streptomyces liliifuscus genomic region:
- a CDS encoding DUF5999 family protein: protein MCSHRTSCPSADRSELSHRDEAHIVSAHPEQGWYLLCDGAIVFDDTGALLPDGRVVAPHRVPAEQLTIAA from the coding sequence ATGTGTTCCCACCGGACTTCGTGCCCGTCCGCCGACCGCTCCGAGCTCTCCCACCGCGACGAGGCGCACATCGTCTCCGCGCACCCCGAGCAGGGCTGGTACCTGCTGTGCGACGGCGCGATCGTCTTCGACGACACCGGCGCGCTGCTGCCCGACGGCCGTGTCGTCGCCCCGCACCGGGTGCCGGCCGAGCAGCTGACCATCGCGGCCTGA
- a CDS encoding sugar phosphate isomerase/epimerase family protein has protein sequence MSRVSPRLGLCSVTLRHLDVAGVLAAAVEAGLECVEWGADVHVPAGDEAAAVRVRGATEEAGLAVASYGSYYRAGRTDPAEFDGVLRSAVLLGAPRIRIWAGVTGTEEASPEERAAVVEDTRRAAELAADAGVYLAYEFHRNTLTDGADRVVRLLEEVGRPDVLTYWQPPLDVADSDALLGLDAVIDRVAAVHAFSWWPGTTRLPLSARSELWGGVLDRLRVGGGGGPLDVLLEFVPGDDEKLLAREAATLRGLGV, from the coding sequence GTGAGCCGGGTGTCGCCGAGGCTGGGGCTGTGTTCCGTCACCCTGCGGCACCTTGATGTGGCCGGAGTTCTCGCGGCCGCGGTCGAGGCGGGGCTGGAGTGTGTGGAGTGGGGTGCCGACGTCCACGTGCCTGCGGGGGACGAGGCCGCGGCCGTACGGGTCCGCGGCGCCACCGAGGAAGCGGGGCTCGCGGTGGCCTCGTACGGCTCGTACTACCGCGCCGGGCGTACCGACCCCGCGGAGTTCGACGGAGTCCTTCGCTCCGCCGTGCTCCTCGGGGCGCCGCGTATTCGGATCTGGGCGGGGGTGACGGGGACGGAGGAGGCGTCGCCGGAGGAGCGGGCTGCGGTTGTCGAGGACACTCGGCGTGCGGCGGAGCTTGCGGCCGATGCGGGGGTGTATCTCGCTTACGAGTTCCACCGCAACACGCTCACGGATGGTGCGGATCGTGTGGTGCGGTTGCTGGAGGAGGTGGGGCGTCCTGACGTGCTCACGTATTGGCAGCCGCCGCTCGATGTGGCCGACTCGGATGCGCTTCTCGGTCTCGATGCGGTGATTGACCGCGTTGCCGCGGTGCATGCGTTTTCGTGGTGGCCGGGGACGACTCGGCTTCCGCTCTCCGCGCGGTCCGAGTTGTGGGGTGGGGTTCTTGATCGGCTGCGGGTGGGGGGTGGTGGCGGGCCGTTGGATGTTCTTCTCGAGTTCGTGCCGGGGGATGACGAGAAACTCCTTGCGCGGGAGGCTGCGACGCTTCGGGGGTTGGGGGTGTAG
- a CDS encoding DUF2264 domain-containing protein, producing the protein MATPMPEHPLPTAPEEDRTLSPHTGYTRAHWEATGDRLLAAALRYATPGHALIDLPGPPSQSGVRSDGLEGFARTFLLAAFRTAGASGKDPHGFLERYTAGVARGTRTPGRDDAESWPEIGHHGIQGQPMVESASVALALRLTTPWTWDTLPAADQDRVEQWLRGALRHTPAPNNWYLFPLTVAGFLESVGRGDAETRGAIDRALGLLDGWYQGQGWYSDGDGRSFDHYNGWALHFYPLLHAHLTGDRALLDRLGPRLREFLEGFALLFDANGAPIHHGRSLTYRFAAVTAVALGALTGETPLDPGVTRRILSGGLRHFVDRGAPTADGLLGLGWYGPHEATLQRYSGPGSPYWASKGFLSLLIPADDPVWTVTEGSAPVEGADRVLALPAPGLLVQTTGGDGLARLHNHGSYKLDSREPERAPGNPLYARLAYSTRTGPTGAANAADNHVALSARGLRSARVRIHPLGAGRDWLASWHRPVFPAGGPVFPSARIESLTLARGRFELRVHRTVGVPVGTPVHHSGWAVAVSPGAVPEVQEGSEVRLDGAEVTSQLVGLHGWETQCVVRAPQGTAYGAWALVPELTGVVGAGAEVESEGEGTVFVALASLTGEEGAAPLAGQVGVEVSGLVVAVRWGDGVRTVVDFGGGVGGAVGACGLSVTEESV; encoded by the coding sequence ATGGCCACTCCCATGCCTGAACACCCGCTGCCCACGGCCCCCGAAGAAGACCGCACCCTCAGCCCGCACACCGGCTACACCCGTGCCCACTGGGAAGCCACCGGCGACCGGCTGCTGGCCGCCGCCCTCCGATACGCCACCCCCGGCCACGCCCTGATCGACCTGCCCGGCCCGCCCTCGCAGTCGGGGGTACGCTCCGACGGTCTCGAAGGGTTCGCCCGTACGTTCCTGCTCGCCGCGTTCCGCACCGCCGGGGCGTCCGGCAAGGACCCGCACGGATTCCTGGAGCGCTACACCGCCGGCGTCGCGCGCGGCACCCGCACCCCCGGCCGCGACGACGCCGAGTCCTGGCCCGAGATCGGCCACCACGGCATCCAGGGCCAGCCCATGGTGGAGTCGGCCTCCGTGGCGCTCGCCCTGCGGCTCACCACGCCCTGGACCTGGGACACCCTCCCGGCCGCCGACCAGGACCGCGTCGAGCAGTGGCTGCGCGGCGCGTTGCGGCACACGCCCGCCCCCAACAACTGGTACCTCTTCCCGCTGACCGTGGCCGGATTCCTGGAGTCCGTGGGACGGGGCGACGCCGAGACGCGCGGGGCGATCGACCGGGCGCTCGGCCTGCTGGACGGCTGGTACCAGGGCCAGGGCTGGTACTCCGACGGCGACGGCCGCTCCTTCGACCACTACAACGGCTGGGCGCTCCACTTCTACCCGCTGCTGCACGCCCATCTCACGGGCGACCGCGCGCTGCTCGACCGACTCGGCCCGCGGCTGCGGGAGTTCCTTGAGGGGTTCGCGCTCCTCTTCGACGCGAACGGTGCGCCGATTCACCACGGGCGCTCGCTGACGTACCGTTTCGCGGCCGTCACCGCCGTGGCGCTCGGTGCGCTCACGGGTGAGACTCCGCTCGACCCGGGCGTCACCCGCCGCATCCTCAGCGGGGGGCTGCGCCACTTTGTCGACCGGGGTGCGCCGACCGCGGACGGGCTCCTCGGGCTCGGGTGGTACGGGCCGCACGAGGCGACTCTTCAGCGGTACTCCGGGCCCGGGTCGCCGTACTGGGCCTCCAAGGGGTTCCTCTCGCTGCTGATCCCGGCCGACGATCCGGTGTGGACGGTCACGGAGGGTTCAGCGCCGGTCGAGGGGGCAGACCGTGTGCTCGCCCTTCCCGCGCCCGGGCTGCTCGTCCAGACCACGGGCGGGGACGGGCTGGCGCGCCTGCACAACCACGGCAGCTACAAGCTCGACTCGCGGGAGCCGGAGCGGGCGCCGGGCAACCCGTTGTACGCGCGGCTCGCGTACTCCACCCGTACCGGTCCGACCGGCGCGGCCAACGCCGCCGACAACCATGTCGCGTTGTCGGCCCGTGGCTTGCGGAGTGCCCGTGTACGCATTCATCCGCTGGGTGCCGGGCGGGACTGGCTCGCCTCGTGGCATCGGCCCGTCTTCCCGGCGGGCGGGCCCGTGTTTCCGTCTGCGCGGATCGAGAGCCTGACGCTGGCCCGCGGCAGGTTCGAACTGCGTGTGCATCGCACGGTCGGTGTGCCGGTGGGGACGCCGGTCCATCACAGCGGTTGGGCCGTCGCGGTGTCGCCGGGGGCCGTCCCAGAGGTCCAAGAGGGCTCGGAGGTACGGCTCGACGGGGCGGAGGTGACGAGTCAACTGGTTGGGCTGCACGGTTGGGAGACGCAGTGCGTGGTGCGGGCGCCGCAGGGGACGGCGTATGGGGCTTGGGCTCTTGTTCCTGAACTCACCGGAGTGGTTGGGGCGGGGGCGGAGGTGGAGTCGGAGGGTGAGGGGACGGTGTTTGTTGCGTTGGCGTCCCTTACGGGGGAAGAGGGCGCGGCGCCGCTTGCCGGGCAGGTCGGTGTTGAGGTGAGTGGGCTTGTTGTCGCTGTTCGCTGGGGCGATGGGGTGCGAACGGTCGTGGACTTTGGTGGTGGTGTGGGTGGTGCGGTTGGTGCGTGTGGTCTCTCCGTCACCGAAGAGTCGGTGTGA
- a CDS encoding aminotransferase class V-fold PLP-dependent enzyme: MDIEAIRRDTPGTANRVHLNNAGAALLSRRTLRAMTEHLELEAAIGGYEAAGRERDRIDATYANVTRLIGGRPDEVALFDNSTHAWNAAFYSMTFAPGDRILTGRAEYGSNVLAYLQIARRTGAEVVVVPNDESGQLDTAALAELIDDRTRLVGVSHVPTSGGLVNPAAEIGRISRAAGVPFLLDATQSIGQFPVDVAELGCDMLTATGRKFLRGPRGTGFLWVRREALDHLEPYVSEIASATWDGKRGFTWRDGARRFETWEVSYANVLGLSSAVEQALEIGMDDIGRRAVGLGELLRDRLDAVPGVTTYDLGRERCAIVTAKVDGVSTADVAAALAAHGVNVTTTVAAHTQFDTEDRGVHPLVRLSPHYYNTEAELDRAVEVFGELAAR; the protein is encoded by the coding sequence ATGGACATCGAAGCGATCCGCCGGGACACCCCGGGCACGGCGAACCGGGTTCATTTGAACAACGCGGGCGCCGCACTCCTGTCGCGGAGGACCCTTCGGGCCATGACCGAGCATCTGGAGCTGGAGGCGGCCATCGGTGGGTATGAGGCCGCCGGCCGGGAACGGGACCGGATCGACGCCACGTACGCGAACGTCACCCGGCTCATCGGCGGCCGCCCCGACGAGGTCGCGCTGTTCGACAACTCCACGCACGCCTGGAACGCCGCGTTCTACTCCATGACGTTCGCGCCAGGCGACCGCATCCTCACAGGCCGGGCCGAGTACGGAAGCAACGTCCTCGCCTATCTGCAGATCGCCCGCCGTACCGGCGCCGAGGTCGTCGTCGTCCCCAACGACGAGTCCGGGCAGCTCGACACCGCGGCCCTGGCGGAGCTGATCGACGACCGGACCAGGCTGGTCGGTGTCAGCCATGTCCCCACCAGCGGCGGCCTGGTCAACCCCGCGGCCGAGATCGGTCGCATCAGCCGCGCCGCGGGTGTCCCCTTCCTGCTCGACGCCACCCAGTCGATCGGCCAGTTCCCGGTCGATGTCGCCGAACTGGGATGCGACATGCTCACCGCCACGGGCAGGAAGTTCCTGCGCGGCCCGCGCGGTACGGGATTCCTGTGGGTGCGCCGGGAAGCACTGGACCACCTGGAGCCGTACGTCAGCGAGATCGCCTCCGCCACCTGGGACGGGAAGCGGGGCTTCACCTGGCGCGACGGAGCCCGGCGTTTCGAGACCTGGGAGGTGAGCTACGCCAACGTGCTCGGCCTGAGCTCCGCCGTCGAACAGGCTCTGGAGATCGGTATGGACGACATTGGGCGGCGTGCTGTGGGGCTCGGGGAGCTGTTGCGCGACCGGCTGGACGCCGTGCCCGGCGTCACGACGTACGACCTCGGTCGGGAGCGCTGCGCGATCGTGACCGCCAAGGTCGACGGCGTGTCCACCGCGGATGTCGCTGCCGCACTTGCGGCCCACGGCGTCAATGTCACGACCACCGTGGCCGCGCACACCCAGTTCGACACCGAGGACCGGGGCGTCCATCCGCTGGTGCGGCTGTCGCCGCACTACTACAACACCGAGGCCGAACTCGACCGCGCCGTCGAGGTGTTCGGTGAGCTCGCCGCACGCTAG
- a CDS encoding DUF6299 family protein, with protein sequence MPLRQVMGTAAGAALLLLTAPSSAHAVAPSLEPSQLSGPFETVTVDPTGRVTADGTVTLSGTYRCTGSRGPVFVSSSLGQGEGKSRKGVGGTSAVCDGAEHRWTNTDRTEPGRFKPGAARVEATVMELRSGGGLPLPYFHARQQQDVTLVD encoded by the coding sequence ATGCCATTGCGCCAGGTCATGGGCACAGCCGCCGGTGCCGCGCTGCTGCTCCTCACCGCCCCCTCGTCCGCGCACGCGGTCGCCCCCTCGCTCGAACCCTCCCAACTGTCCGGGCCGTTCGAGACGGTGACCGTCGATCCGACGGGCCGTGTCACCGCGGACGGCACGGTCACCCTCTCCGGCACCTACCGCTGCACGGGCAGCCGCGGACCGGTCTTCGTGAGCTCCTCGCTGGGCCAGGGCGAGGGCAAGTCACGCAAGGGGGTCGGAGGCACCAGCGCGGTCTGCGACGGTGCCGAGCACCGCTGGACGAACACCGACCGCACCGAGCCGGGACGGTTCAAGCCGGGCGCGGCCCGCGTCGAGGCCACGGTGATGGAACTGCGCTCCGGCGGCGGCCTTCCGCTGCCGTACTTCCACGCGCGACAGCAGCAGGACGTCACGCTCGTCGACTGA
- a CDS encoding hydroxyacid dehydrogenase, which translates to MAHRTAEQVLDPDVRARLAALTDIDPELVLDDLTTPAAHRALADAELLVTGWGCPRIDVAVLDAAPRLRAVVHTAGTVRHHITAACWERGLTVSSAAAANAVPVAEYTLAMILLANKRVLDTARTYRTERRRIDWNARHPDAGNYRRTVGILSASVIGRRVIDLLRPHDLNVLLHDPFVTDTEARDLGAEPVSLPDLFTVSDVLSVHTPLLPETRGLVGRELLGRLRTGATLINTARGAVVDQTALTGEVVSGRINAVLDVTEPEVLPADSPLWDCPNVLITPHIAGSKGGELRRLADLALTEIESYALGRPFAHPVRPEHLARLA; encoded by the coding sequence ATGGCACACAGGACCGCGGAACAGGTCCTCGACCCGGATGTACGGGCCCGGCTGGCCGCCCTCACCGACATCGACCCTGAGCTCGTCCTGGACGACCTCACCACCCCCGCGGCCCACCGCGCGCTCGCCGACGCCGAGTTGCTCGTCACGGGCTGGGGCTGCCCGCGCATCGACGTGGCGGTGCTCGACGCGGCACCCCGGCTGCGCGCCGTCGTGCACACCGCGGGGACCGTACGCCACCACATCACCGCCGCCTGCTGGGAGCGCGGCCTCACCGTGTCCTCCGCCGCCGCGGCCAACGCCGTGCCGGTCGCCGAGTACACCCTCGCCATGATCCTGCTCGCCAACAAACGCGTCCTCGACACCGCCCGGACCTACCGCACCGAGCGCCGCCGCATCGACTGGAACGCACGCCACCCCGACGCGGGCAACTACCGCAGGACCGTGGGCATCCTGAGCGCCTCCGTCATCGGACGCCGGGTCATCGACCTGCTCCGCCCGCACGATCTGAACGTGCTGCTCCACGACCCCTTCGTCACGGACACCGAGGCCCGCGACCTCGGGGCGGAGCCGGTCTCCCTGCCCGATCTGTTCACGGTCAGCGACGTCCTCAGCGTGCACACACCGCTGCTGCCCGAGACCCGCGGCCTGGTCGGCCGCGAACTGCTGGGCCGGCTCCGCACGGGCGCCACGCTGATCAACACCGCGCGCGGCGCGGTCGTCGACCAGACCGCTCTCACCGGCGAGGTGGTGTCCGGGCGCATCAACGCGGTCCTGGACGTCACCGAGCCGGAGGTACTGCCCGCCGACTCCCCGCTGTGGGACTGCCCGAACGTCCTCATCACCCCGCACATCGCCGGCTCGAAGGGCGGCGAACTGCGCCGCCTCGCCGACCTGGCACTGACCGAGATCGAGTCGTACGCCCTCGGCCGCCCCTTCGCCCACCCCGTCCGGCCCGAACACCTGGCCCGCCTCGCCTGA
- a CDS encoding carbohydrate ABC transporter permease gives MTTTTPTTTSAGAPTKPLGRPFGKSGLTSRGVANAVVLIAALYTMLPALWLLFASTKNADALFGSDIFSLGDFSLSRNLSDLFAMDGGLYGEWYLNSLLYAVGGALVGSLISVSAGYAFDKYEFRHKEKLFGLVLTGVMVPQTVLALPLYLVASEIGLVNTFWAVFIPVLFNPFGVYLARLLSSGYVPNEVLEASRVDGAGELQTYIRVSLRMLGPGFVTVFLFQLTAIWNNFFLPMVMLSDQHLYPLSLGLYTWNSSATVSPEYYPLVVIGSLLAVVPLIVAFVTLQRYWKSGLTAGSVK, from the coding sequence ATGACCACGACGACACCCACGACCACCTCCGCCGGGGCGCCCACCAAGCCACTCGGCCGCCCCTTCGGGAAGTCCGGGCTCACCAGCCGCGGCGTCGCCAACGCCGTCGTCCTGATCGCCGCCCTCTACACGATGCTGCCCGCCCTGTGGCTGCTGTTCGCGTCCACCAAGAACGCCGACGCCCTCTTCGGCAGCGACATCTTCTCCCTCGGCGACTTCTCCCTCTCCCGCAACCTCTCCGACCTCTTCGCCATGGACGGCGGCCTCTACGGCGAGTGGTACCTCAACAGCCTGCTGTACGCGGTCGGCGGCGCCCTGGTCGGTTCCCTCATCAGCGTCTCCGCCGGATACGCCTTCGACAAGTACGAGTTCCGGCACAAGGAGAAGCTGTTCGGTCTCGTCCTCACCGGCGTCATGGTCCCGCAGACCGTGCTCGCCCTCCCGCTCTATCTGGTGGCCTCCGAGATCGGCCTGGTCAACACCTTCTGGGCGGTCTTCATACCCGTCCTCTTCAACCCCTTCGGCGTCTACCTCGCCCGCCTGCTCAGCAGCGGCTACGTACCCAACGAGGTACTGGAGGCGTCCCGCGTGGACGGCGCCGGCGAACTGCAGACCTACATACGCGTCAGTCTGCGCATGCTCGGCCCAGGATTCGTCACCGTCTTCCTCTTCCAGCTCACCGCCATCTGGAACAACTTCTTCCTGCCGATGGTGATGCTCTCCGACCAGCACCTGTATCCGCTGAGCCTCGGGCTCTACACCTGGAACAGCTCCGCCACCGTCTCGCCCGAGTACTACCCGCTCGTCGTCATCGGCTCGCTGCTCGCCGTCGTGCCGCTGATTGTCGCGTTCGTCACGCTGCAGCGTTACTGGAAGTCCGGCCTGACCGCCGGAAGCGTCAAGTGA
- a CDS encoding LacI family DNA-binding transcriptional regulator → MRESARTRQDRIAETVRERGVARITDLADELGVSVVTVRRDVEDLARRGEVRRGHGVARSLRPVPEEAPVGGDAVAMVVPESNTYLTEAVQGAREAAAKAGLRLALHITAGDGGSEREAVRQAVDAGARGLLLSPHWRTRAEAEADHSWLAALDVPAVLVERRPARAGGIYSLDCVRTDHAYGVHLALGHLVGLGHRRIVLAARDDSPTARVIRAEFAEQTAARGLAEGCPTILSSSTAGPDPRVADPRAADLVEAVGESGATAVLIHSDMDALMLVQRLLAAGIDVPGRCSVVAYNDVVADMGPVPLTAVAPPKTELGRTGVELLLRRLDMAGGGLRPGASRHVELLPGLVIRESTAAPVV, encoded by the coding sequence ATGCGGGAGTCGGCGCGGACGCGGCAGGACCGGATCGCGGAGACGGTGCGGGAGCGGGGTGTCGCGCGCATCACCGATCTCGCCGACGAACTCGGCGTCTCCGTGGTGACGGTGCGCCGGGACGTCGAGGACCTGGCCCGGCGCGGTGAGGTGCGCCGCGGGCACGGGGTGGCGCGTTCACTGCGGCCGGTGCCCGAGGAAGCTCCTGTCGGCGGCGACGCGGTCGCCATGGTCGTACCGGAGAGCAACACCTATCTCACCGAGGCCGTGCAGGGCGCGCGGGAGGCCGCGGCGAAGGCCGGTCTGCGGCTGGCGCTGCACATCACCGCGGGTGACGGCGGTTCGGAGCGCGAGGCGGTACGCCAGGCGGTGGACGCGGGGGCGCGCGGTCTGTTGCTGTCGCCGCACTGGCGCACACGCGCGGAGGCGGAGGCGGACCACTCGTGGCTGGCCGCCCTTGACGTCCCCGCGGTGCTGGTGGAGCGGCGCCCCGCCCGGGCAGGCGGGATCTACTCACTGGACTGTGTGCGTACGGACCACGCGTACGGCGTGCATCTGGCGCTCGGGCACCTGGTCGGTCTCGGGCACCGGCGGATCGTGCTGGCGGCGCGCGACGACAGCCCCACCGCGCGGGTCATCCGCGCCGAGTTCGCCGAGCAGACCGCCGCCCGGGGGCTCGCGGAGGGATGCCCCACGATTCTCAGTTCGAGCACCGCGGGTCCCGACCCGCGCGTCGCCGATCCACGGGCGGCCGACCTGGTCGAGGCGGTCGGGGAGAGCGGCGCGACGGCGGTGCTGATCCACAGCGACATGGACGCGCTGATGCTGGTGCAACGCCTGCTGGCGGCGGGGATCGACGTGCCGGGGCGCTGTTCGGTGGTCGCCTACAACGACGTGGTCGCCGACATGGGGCCGGTGCCGCTGACGGCCGTCGCCCCGCCCAAGACGGAGCTCGGCCGGACCGGGGTCGAGCTGCTGCTGCGCCGGCTCGACATGGCGGGCGGCGGGCTGCGGCCCGGGGCCAGCCGGCACGTGGAACTGCTGCCGGGTCTGGTGATCAGGGAGTCCACGGCCGCGCCGGTGGTCTGA
- a CDS encoding carbohydrate ABC transporter permease, translated as MTPRKRTGTTPPPADPARTRRAGRRQQRFAYVTLLAPFTALLVAVFLVPVGYAVYLSFFSEDHDGLGFGGGRTIFTGLRSYLAVLQDPSFVSGFGSIALYCVIFVPLVVAGSLGLALLLDSGLIRLRRTAQMLLYLPHAVPGIIAAVIWLYLYTPGLSPVIKLFAEADITIDFLGLHTVLPSIVNIALWSGLGYNMVIFYAALQALPREVLEAATIDGAGGVRTAFQVKIPIIRGSVLMVCMFSLIGALQLFTEPMLMNQATPMVNSRFTPNMYIYDAAFRRNNYGLASAASVILLVVTCALSFAVTRWAGRRERSAK; from the coding sequence ATGACTCCCAGAAAACGGACGGGGACCACACCGCCACCGGCGGACCCCGCCCGCACCCGCAGAGCCGGACGGCGACAGCAGAGGTTCGCCTACGTCACGCTCCTCGCCCCGTTCACGGCGCTGCTCGTCGCCGTGTTCCTCGTCCCCGTCGGCTACGCCGTCTACCTCAGCTTCTTCTCCGAGGACCACGACGGCCTCGGCTTCGGCGGCGGTCGCACCATCTTCACCGGACTGCGCAGCTACCTCGCCGTGCTGCAGGACCCGAGCTTCGTCTCCGGCTTCGGCTCCATCGCCCTGTACTGCGTGATCTTCGTCCCGCTCGTCGTCGCCGGCTCCCTGGGCCTCGCCCTGCTGCTCGACTCCGGACTGATCCGGCTGCGGCGCACCGCGCAGATGCTGCTCTACCTGCCGCACGCCGTGCCCGGCATCATCGCGGCGGTCATCTGGCTGTACCTCTACACACCGGGGCTCAGTCCGGTCATCAAGCTCTTCGCCGAGGCCGACATCACCATCGACTTCCTCGGCCTGCACACCGTGCTCCCGTCGATCGTCAACATCGCCCTGTGGAGCGGCCTCGGCTACAACATGGTGATCTTCTACGCCGCCCTCCAGGCGCTGCCGCGCGAGGTGCTGGAAGCGGCCACGATCGACGGGGCCGGAGGCGTCCGCACCGCGTTCCAGGTCAAGATCCCCATCATCCGGGGGTCCGTCCTCATGGTGTGCATGTTCTCCCTCATCGGCGCCCTGCAGCTGTTCACCGAGCCCATGCTGATGAACCAGGCCACGCCGATGGTCAACTCCCGCTTCACACCGAACATGTACATCTACGACGCGGCCTTCCGCCGCAACAACTACGGACTCGCCTCCGCGGCCTCCGTCATCCTCCTCGTCGTCACCTGCGCACTGTCGTTCGCCGTGACGCGCTGGGCCGGCCGCCGGGAACGGAGCGCGAAATGA
- a CDS encoding ABC transporter substrate-binding protein: protein MPAQRPAARRSGAAVTALLTIFAMLLVAGCSGGGKGDSAGDGPVHVTFWSALRGSQEVVDEYNRTHTRIKVDFEQVPSGDQGGWAKLSNAARAGNAPDVATIEYPQLPSYAIDGVPRDITDMLPDSVRRKILPQAMDLTTFEGRTYALPVDIEPMVFLYRKDLFTKYGIPVPRTWAEFESSARKLKKARPDSRIASLFTTGGTLAMAGLSWQAGAQWYDTSDKSWTVSMDDAPTRKVAAYWQRLVDDDLVRVEPSSSQQWRAHLQSGETAGWLAGAWAAGSMMASTPGGKGKWAIAPSPQWDPKKPSLGTQGGSTFMVTKDSEHPEEALEFITWMVTSPDALKAKLASGVSSAYPTVPDLVPVARKEMDTSYYGGQDIFSLFQREAELISTRWKWGPRMVSTISSGDDGLARAGVGSGTILEALREAQSKTLPDLKSLGLSVTSR, encoded by the coding sequence ATGCCTGCTCAACGCCCAGCGGCCAGACGCTCAGGTGCGGCCGTGACGGCACTGCTCACGATCTTCGCCATGCTGCTGGTGGCGGGCTGTTCCGGCGGCGGGAAGGGGGACAGCGCCGGGGACGGGCCGGTGCACGTCACCTTCTGGTCGGCGCTGCGCGGCAGCCAGGAGGTCGTGGACGAGTACAACCGCACCCACACCAGGATCAAGGTCGACTTCGAACAGGTCCCCTCGGGCGACCAGGGCGGCTGGGCCAAACTCAGCAACGCCGCACGGGCGGGCAACGCCCCCGACGTCGCCACCATCGAGTATCCCCAGCTGCCCAGTTACGCCATCGACGGTGTGCCCCGCGACATCACGGACATGCTGCCCGACTCGGTGCGCCGCAAGATCCTGCCGCAGGCGATGGACCTGACCACGTTCGAGGGGCGCACCTATGCCCTGCCGGTCGACATCGAGCCGATGGTCTTCCTCTACCGCAAGGACCTGTTCACCAAGTACGGCATCCCCGTCCCCAGGACCTGGGCGGAGTTCGAGAGTTCGGCCCGCAAGCTGAAGAAGGCCAGGCCCGACTCCCGTATCGCCTCTCTCTTCACCACCGGCGGCACGCTCGCCATGGCCGGCCTCAGCTGGCAGGCAGGCGCCCAGTGGTACGACACCTCCGACAAGTCCTGGACCGTCTCCATGGACGACGCCCCCACCCGCAAGGTCGCCGCGTACTGGCAGCGCCTGGTGGACGACGACCTGGTGCGTGTCGAGCCCTCGTCCAGCCAGCAGTGGCGGGCGCATCTGCAGAGCGGTGAGACGGCCGGCTGGCTGGCGGGCGCCTGGGCGGCGGGCTCGATGATGGCCTCCACCCCGGGCGGCAAGGGCAAGTGGGCCATCGCCCCCTCCCCGCAGTGGGACCCGAAGAAGCCCTCCCTGGGCACCCAGGGCGGCTCGACCTTCATGGTCACCAAGGACAGCGAGCACCCCGAGGAAGCCCTGGAGTTCATCACCTGGATGGTCACCAGCCCGGACGCGCTGAAGGCCAAGCTCGCCAGCGGCGTCAGCAGCGCGTATCCGACCGTGCCCGACCTCGTTCCGGTCGCCCGCAAGGAGATGGACACCAGCTACTACGGCGGCCAGGACATCTTCTCCCTCTTCCAGCGGGAGGCCGAGCTGATCTCCACCCGATGGAAGTGGGGACCGCGCATGGTCTCGACGATCAGCTCCGGCGACGACGGCCTCGCGCGGGCCGGTGTCGGCAGCGGAACCATCCTGGAGGCCCTCCGGGAGGCACAGAGCAAAACCCTGCCCGACCTCAAGAGCCTCGGCCTGTCCGTCACCTCCCGCTGA